One stretch of Coleofasciculus sp. FACHB-T130 DNA includes these proteins:
- the psbM gene encoding photosystem II reaction center protein PsbM — protein MQVNDLGFVASILFVLVPTVFLLILYIQTASRESNKNP, from the coding sequence ATGCAAGTTAACGATCTTGGTTTTGTCGCCAGCATCCTGTTTGTGCTGGTTCCCACAGTTTTCTTGTTGATTCTGTACATCCAAACTGCTAGCCGCGAAAGCAACAAGAATCCTTAA
- a CDS encoding universal stress protein — MIEKILLADSGTGHSEEMLKALIELPSIQRAAVTILHVVPSQITTESMTSKWEEGGRILATAIQTLNLDPNHVNTMLRQGDPKDTVCQVAEEINADLIIMGSRGLKRLESILENSVSQYVFQLSSRPMLLVKDDIYVKKINRIMVAMDGSESAQQCLNLALFLLRDKKGGQLVLVHVNKARTGFEEAANAEKDPVLAPAIAAAKKQGISYKCVTGNGKAGPEICRLAEESNVDLLMLGSPDRRPSIAKGLPDLDRLLGTSLSDYVRVYANCPVLLGRTATT, encoded by the coding sequence ATGATTGAAAAAATTTTGTTAGCAGACTCTGGAACTGGACATTCTGAAGAGATGCTCAAGGCTTTGATAGAACTGCCTTCGATCCAACGGGCAGCGGTCACTATCTTGCACGTCGTTCCTTCTCAAATTACCACTGAGTCCATGACTTCAAAGTGGGAAGAGGGAGGCAGGATTCTCGCTACAGCCATCCAGACTCTGAACCTAGACCCAAATCACGTTAACACCATGCTGAGGCAGGGCGATCCGAAGGATACGGTTTGCCAGGTAGCAGAAGAAATAAATGCTGATTTGATCATTATGGGTTCGCGGGGGTTGAAGCGCCTGGAATCCATTTTAGAAAATTCGGTCAGCCAATATGTTTTCCAATTGTCTTCCCGCCCAATGTTGTTGGTGAAAGACGATATTTACGTCAAGAAAATCAACCGCATCATGGTTGCAATGGACGGCTCAGAATCGGCACAACAATGCTTAAATCTGGCTTTGTTTCTGTTGCGAGATAAAAAGGGTGGGCAGTTGGTTCTGGTTCACGTCAACAAAGCTCGGACAGGTTTTGAAGAAGCCGCTAACGCTGAAAAAGATCCTGTACTTGCTCCTGCGATCGCTGCCGCTAAAAAACAAGGCATCTCTTATAAGTGTGTCACCGGAAATGGGAAGGCAGGCCCAGAAATCTGTCGTTTGGCAGAGGAATCAAATGTTGATTTGTTAATGCTGGGTTCTCCCGATCGCCGTCCTTCGATTGCCAAAGGTTTACCAGATTTGGATCGCTTGCTGGGAACCTCGCTATCCGACTACGTGCGAGTCTATGCAAATTGTCCCGTTCTCTTAGGACGCACAGCGACTACCTAA
- a CDS encoding adenylate/guanylate cyclase domain-containing protein, whose amino-acid sequence MMKGFFKSQTSTLLDLSDRLKIALSEFTGVRVVAIASLVVSGFVLGVRHLGGLQPLELVALDQLVRLHSDPGPDPRLLVVGITEGDIRTQKQWPLSDRTMAQLLAKLQSLQPQVIGLDVYREIPQQPGNAELKVQLREKNIFAIKKFGDTELELVSPPPGFPEDRVGFNDLLLDPDGVVRRNLLFVSDDTSTYFSFSLRLAIAYLESVGITPESSQQNPDYIQLAKAVFVPLQQNSGGYHNIDPRGYQVLLSYRSSNVARQVTLTQVLKGQIDPNWVKNKIVLIGTTAPSAKDTFSTPYSPAEKETAKMPGVLVHAQMVSQFLDAATGERPLFWFWDERIEVLWIVGWTLLGAIAAWWLRHPVVLILGCGVGLGVLLGTCFYLFTLQGWVPLSAPVLGFILTSGVVITYRSYDAQQQQQIIMKLLGQNTSPEVAKALWKGRDRLIKSGKLPGIKLIATMMFADIKDFSTIAEQMPPEALLEWLNEMLDVVTHEIIGHEGIINKFTGDGFMAVFGVPMDRIHKEEVALDAQRSIECALAIGEILEELNQNWKTRGLPVIQMRIGIFTGPVVVGSLGGKDRLEYGVIGDSVNTAARLESCEKHRQPSNCRVLIGKETLVHLDNQFLVESWGPLPLKGKQQMVDVYLVVGRQRARASEV is encoded by the coding sequence ATGATGAAAGGCTTTTTTAAGTCCCAAACATCCACGCTATTAGATCTAAGCGATCGCCTCAAGATTGCGTTGTCGGAATTCACGGGTGTGCGAGTGGTAGCGATCGCTAGTCTTGTTGTGAGCGGGTTCGTTTTAGGAGTGCGTCATTTGGGCGGTCTACAACCTCTAGAACTCGTCGCTTTAGACCAACTGGTGCGGTTACATTCCGATCCAGGTCCCGACCCTCGGCTCTTAGTTGTGGGCATTACAGAAGGCGACATTCGCACTCAGAAACAATGGCCTTTATCCGACCGGACAATGGCGCAGCTATTGGCAAAGTTGCAATCATTGCAGCCTCAAGTAATTGGCTTAGATGTGTATCGGGAAATCCCGCAACAACCAGGAAATGCCGAACTTAAGGTGCAACTCCGGGAAAAAAATATCTTTGCCATTAAGAAATTTGGCGATACGGAGCTGGAACTGGTGTCGCCGCCGCCGGGCTTTCCAGAGGATCGAGTTGGTTTTAACGATTTGCTGCTCGATCCGGATGGCGTTGTCCGTCGCAATCTATTGTTTGTCTCGGATGATACAAGCACTTATTTCTCGTTTTCCCTACGGCTAGCGATCGCTTACTTAGAAAGTGTAGGCATCACACCAGAGTCCAGCCAACAAAATCCCGATTATATTCAACTGGCAAAAGCGGTATTTGTCCCGCTCCAACAAAACTCTGGCGGGTATCACAACATCGATCCGCGGGGATACCAAGTTCTGCTAAGTTACCGATCCTCAAACGTGGCGCGGCAAGTTACGCTCACCCAAGTATTAAAGGGACAGATTGACCCGAACTGGGTGAAAAACAAGATTGTGCTGATTGGCACAACGGCACCCAGCGCCAAAGATACTTTCTCAACCCCCTACAGCCCAGCCGAGAAGGAAACCGCCAAGATGCCCGGCGTCTTGGTTCATGCCCAGATGGTCAGCCAATTCCTTGACGCTGCCACGGGGGAGCGTCCCCTATTTTGGTTCTGGGATGAACGGATAGAGGTGTTATGGATTGTCGGATGGACGCTGCTGGGAGCGATCGCGGCTTGGTGGTTGCGGCATCCCGTTGTCTTAATTTTGGGCTGCGGCGTTGGGTTGGGGGTTTTGTTGGGCACCTGCTTCTATCTGTTTACTCTGCAAGGATGGGTGCCTCTGTCGGCTCCCGTACTGGGATTTATCCTCACCAGCGGGGTAGTTATCACCTACCGCTCTTATGATGCACAGCAGCAGCAACAAATTATCATGAAGCTTTTGGGACAGAATACTTCACCGGAAGTTGCCAAAGCTCTCTGGAAAGGACGCGATCGCTTGATCAAATCTGGGAAATTACCAGGAATTAAGCTAATCGCAACCATGATGTTTGCAGATATCAAAGATTTCAGTACCATTGCCGAACAAATGCCTCCGGAAGCTTTGCTGGAATGGTTAAATGAAATGCTGGATGTCGTCACCCACGAAATCATCGGCCATGAAGGCATTATCAACAAGTTTACCGGGGATGGCTTCATGGCTGTGTTTGGCGTGCCGATGGATCGCATCCACAAGGAGGAAGTCGCTCTTGATGCCCAGCGCTCGATAGAATGCGCTCTAGCAATCGGCGAAATTCTGGAGGAATTGAACCAAAACTGGAAAACTCGTGGCTTGCCAGTCATCCAGATGCGAATTGGAATTTTTACGGGTCCCGTCGTCGTTGGCAGTTTAGGAGGCAAAGACCGCCTAGAATATGGCGTCATTGGGGACAGCGTTAATACTGCCGCTCGCTTGGAAAGTTGCGAGAAACACCGCCAACCAAGCAACTGCCGCGTCCTGATCGGCAAGGAAACCCTGGTTCATCTTGATAACCAGTTTCTGGTTGAATCTTGGGGACCATTGCCACTGAAGGGCAAACAGCAAATGGTTGATGTCTATCTTGTGGTGGGGCGTCAAAGGGCAAGAGCGTCAGAAGTTTGA
- a CDS encoding folate/biopterin family MFS transporter: protein MQFSPSGMSEIKNSAIKKVFFGHEPTPELCAILTVYLVQGILGLARLAVSFFLKDELSLSPAQVSALMGIAAIPWVVKPLFGFLSDGLPVFGYRRRPYLILSGLLGAISWFSLATIVHTAWAATVAIALSSLSVAVSDVIVDSLVVERARAESQSDAGSLQSLSWGASSLGGLVTAYFSGFLLQHFGSHTIFAITAGFPLIVSAVAWLIAEEPISDRPDVSTVANQIKQLGKAVSQKSIWLPTAFLFLLQATPTADSAFFYFTTNELGFEPEFLGRVRLVTSLASLLGIAIFQRFLKAVPFRTIFTWTTIIAAALGMTTLLLVTHTNRSLGIDDRWFSLGDSLILTVMGQIAYMPLLVLAARLCPPGVEATLFALLMSVTNMAGLLSHELGAVLTYWLGITERNFDHLWQLVVITNLSTLLPLPLIGWLPAGKPETEPSGEMPSLQPSSAIHIQSAPIQHRERSFVPDFLPELIPTVEEPAD from the coding sequence ATGCAGTTTTCCCCCTCTGGTATGTCCGAAATCAAGAACTCCGCGATCAAAAAGGTGTTCTTTGGTCATGAGCCGACTCCTGAGTTATGCGCCATTCTAACGGTCTATTTGGTGCAGGGAATCTTGGGTTTAGCGCGTCTAGCAGTCAGCTTTTTTCTCAAAGATGAACTGTCGCTAAGTCCGGCTCAAGTTTCGGCTTTGATGGGCATTGCTGCCATTCCTTGGGTGGTAAAGCCGTTATTTGGTTTTCTGTCAGATGGTCTACCGGTGTTTGGCTACCGGCGGCGACCCTATCTGATTTTATCTGGACTATTGGGAGCGATTTCCTGGTTTAGTCTGGCAACGATTGTGCATACAGCTTGGGCGGCGACAGTGGCGATCGCGCTTTCGTCCCTCTCGGTAGCGGTTAGCGATGTAATTGTAGACTCGCTGGTGGTAGAACGAGCCAGGGCAGAGTCTCAGAGTGATGCCGGTTCCCTGCAATCCCTCTCCTGGGGTGCCTCATCGCTGGGAGGCTTGGTAACTGCGTATTTTAGCGGTTTCCTTTTGCAACACTTCGGGAGCCATACTATTTTTGCCATTACCGCTGGTTTCCCCTTAATTGTGTCAGCGGTTGCTTGGTTAATTGCAGAAGAGCCAATTAGCGATCGCCCGGATGTCTCCACCGTTGCCAACCAGATCAAACAACTGGGAAAAGCGGTTAGCCAAAAATCAATCTGGCTACCAACCGCCTTTCTGTTCCTTTTGCAAGCCACACCGACCGCAGATAGTGCCTTTTTCTACTTCACTACCAACGAACTAGGGTTTGAGCCAGAATTTTTGGGACGGGTACGTCTCGTCACCAGTCTCGCCTCCCTGCTCGGAATTGCAATTTTTCAACGATTTCTCAAAGCCGTCCCCTTTCGCACCATTTTCACCTGGACAACGATCATCGCAGCGGCACTTGGAATGACCACGCTGCTGCTGGTGACTCATACCAACCGCTCTTTAGGCATCGACGATCGCTGGTTCAGCCTGGGAGACAGTCTGATTCTGACCGTTATGGGACAGATTGCCTATATGCCCTTGTTGGTACTCGCGGCGCGGCTATGTCCGCCTGGAGTAGAAGCAACCTTGTTTGCGCTGCTGATGTCGGTGACAAATATGGCAGGGTTATTGTCCCACGAACTGGGAGCCGTCCTCACCTATTGGCTGGGCATCACCGAAAGGAATTTTGACCATCTCTGGCAGTTGGTCGTGATTACGAATCTATCAACCCTTTTGCCGCTGCCACTGATTGGTTGGCTACCCGCAGGCAAACCGGAAACCGAGCCATCTGGCGAGATGCCAAGCTTGCAACCGTCATCAGCCATACATATTCAGTCAGCCCCCATTCAGCATCGGGAACGGTCTTTTGTTCCTGACTTTCTTCCAGAACTCATCCCCACAGTAGAAGAACCCGCCGACTAA
- a CDS encoding carotenoid oxygenase family protein has product MQIPTPERFPVPTEVPDQLPYHIKKWQKGYESLPQEFDYWIDDIEGEIPAELEGTLFRNGPGLLDVKGQRIHHPFDGDGMIAKIAFSEGRAHFRNRFVRTQGYVEEQKAGKILYRGVFGTQKPGGWLANAFDVKLKNIANTNVIYWGGKLLALWEAAEPHLLDPNTLETLGKEYLDGVLQNGDAFAAHPRIDPRCDRQAGAPCLVNFAIKPGLSSTIIIYELDAAGKVVQQNSHSVPGFAFIHDFAITPNYCIFFQNPVSFNPVPFLLGFRGAGECVKFQPEQLTRIVVIPRNPQPGEKMQIFETQSGFVFHHANAFEQGDEICIDSICYESFPEVEPESDYREVDFQALSPGQMWRFQFNLKDKDKTVRRRLLESRCCEFPFVHPERVGRPYQYLYLGAAHAAQGNAPLQAILKVDLESDCRQLWSAAPQGYVSEPIFVPRPGATREDEGWVLTLVYDSTHHRSDVVILDAAHVDRGPVARLHLKHHIPYGLHGNFTSHCFAPSH; this is encoded by the coding sequence ATGCAAATACCCACACCAGAACGCTTTCCGGTGCCCACAGAGGTGCCCGATCAACTTCCCTACCACATTAAAAAGTGGCAAAAGGGCTATGAATCTTTGCCGCAAGAATTCGATTATTGGATTGATGACATTGAAGGGGAGATTCCCGCAGAACTAGAAGGAACGCTGTTTCGGAATGGCCCCGGGTTGCTAGATGTCAAGGGTCAACGCATCCATCACCCATTTGATGGAGATGGCATGATTGCCAAGATCGCCTTTTCAGAAGGTCGCGCCCACTTTCGCAATCGCTTTGTCCGCACACAGGGCTATGTGGAAGAACAGAAAGCCGGTAAAATTCTCTATCGCGGCGTCTTTGGCACCCAGAAGCCCGGTGGTTGGCTAGCCAATGCTTTTGATGTGAAACTCAAAAATATTGCCAACACCAACGTCATTTACTGGGGGGGCAAACTCCTGGCGCTTTGGGAAGCTGCCGAACCTCATCTTTTAGACCCCAACACCTTGGAAACCCTGGGGAAAGAATATTTGGACGGGGTTTTGCAAAATGGTGACGCCTTTGCCGCCCATCCTCGCATTGATCCTAGATGCGATCGCCAGGCTGGTGCCCCTTGCCTGGTGAACTTTGCCATTAAACCGGGTCTTTCCAGCACCATCATCATCTATGAATTAGACGCGGCTGGCAAAGTTGTGCAGCAGAACTCTCACAGCGTTCCTGGCTTCGCCTTCATTCACGATTTTGCGATTACGCCCAATTACTGCATCTTCTTCCAAAATCCGGTTTCCTTCAACCCGGTGCCTTTCCTGCTGGGATTTCGGGGTGCTGGTGAGTGTGTCAAGTTCCAGCCGGAGCAACTCACTCGGATTGTGGTGATTCCCCGCAACCCCCAACCAGGGGAAAAAATGCAAATTTTTGAAACTCAGTCGGGTTTTGTCTTCCACCATGCCAATGCCTTTGAGCAAGGGGACGAAATTTGTATTGACTCAATTTGCTATGAGTCTTTCCCAGAGGTTGAGCCGGAATCAGACTATCGGGAGGTAGACTTTCAGGCACTATCCCCCGGACAAATGTGGCGGTTCCAGTTTAATTTAAAGGATAAAGATAAAACGGTACGGCGGAGGCTTTTAGAAAGCCGTTGCTGCGAGTTTCCCTTCGTTCATCCCGAACGAGTCGGACGCCCTTATCAGTATCTATATCTGGGTGCAGCTCATGCTGCCCAAGGCAATGCGCCTCTCCAAGCTATCCTCAAGGTGGATTTAGAATCAGATTGTCGCCAACTCTGGAGTGCAGCACCCCAAGGCTATGTTAGCGAACCGATCTTTGTCCCTCGTCCGGGTGCTACCCGTGAAGATGAGGGTTGGGTGCTGACGTTAGTTTACGACTCTACTCACCACCGCTCTGATGTCGTTATTTTAGATGCCGCCCACGTCGATCGAGGCCCGGTGGCGCGATTGCACTTGAAGCATCATATCCCTTATGGGTTGCATGGCAACTTTACGTCCCACTGCTTTGCGCCCAGCCACTAG
- a CDS encoding PAS domain S-box protein, whose product MGWRKRSQSKLPNSVEPGLRKAKTYAVSLRSHLTYLVLLVVVLVLALMYTNFEERRHQTTQIQAEVLQMARVATANQERLIGSKGIILARYPNPGTWVGQAAPEAPLVKTMLTQKRAGMVEASGVDGVTSLYAIAPLEGTCRNQGDRCNLYVSVGIPKTVAFTAADRQLYRNLAGMGLVAVLAIAATWVGSEVLMLRRVKALLKAMQQLSEGDLSVRSGVTHGFGVRELAGAFDTMAASLERSERDRQSAETSLQEQEEKYRSLVNSLPQVLFQTDEAGYWTFLNPAWKEITGFALEESIGKNLIDFVHPSDRPQHREEFRSLIERQQEFYRYQARYLSANGDYRWLEGHAKLTLAPDGTIIGTSGTLSDITEQKQAQEALLTTHQTLQALIETSPLAIVTLDVNRNVTLWNPEAERLFDWKSAEVVGYPLPIFPPDQQEAFHALLQADLQGEGHHGSGSREFCSQKKDGTLIDVSLWTALLQDVNGKIIGSIGILANISESLRHATLRNRALEALRESETRYRLVAKASNDAIWDWDLLTNRVEWNESLQKLFGYAETEVGFDASWWCENIHPEDRERVVSGIHAAIDSGRQIWSDEYRYRRADNSYALASDRGFIVHDDKGNPVRMIGAMIDISESLRHATLRKQAEALIAGQKQVLEMIATGAALGDVLDVLARFIETQSGEGFCSLLLVDEKENKLRHGVAPSLPESYTQAIDGIAIGPGFGCCSKAAYFGKPVIVSDIESDRLWADFRDLALSHQLQSCWSTPIFSSNGKVLGVFVMYHPEARRPNRDELYLTEIATQMAGIALERQQAEAALQQSEEQLRLITDALPVLIAYVDSEQCYRFSNQAYQQWFGKSQAEVTGQPIRKILGDLAYQVIQPYVEAALSGQEVTYESPIPYEYGGMRWVNATYLPHFGEHGEVKGFIALVSNITERKAAEEALRQSEERYRSLARATSQMVWTCNPQGEVVTNQPDWRVYTGQSEAEILGWRWLDAVHPGDRDRIAEQWSNAIQTKSLYDTEFRLRRADGIYRYFNVRGVPVLSKDREVREWIGTCTDITEKVQAEEAIRQLNAELEQRVIKRTAQLEAANQELEAFCYSISHDLRSPLRAINGFSRILLEEYLEQLDPEAQRYQKLVRDNAQQMGQLIDDLLTFSRLSRQPLRKQTVAIADLVRQALADLWHEQQNRQFEIIIGNLPTCEGDPALLKQVVVNLLTNALKFTRGREVARIEIGYLHQSFTNGPELGTNDFSTTVVYFVKDNGAGFDMRYAHKLFGVFQRLHRAEDYEGTGVGLAIVQRIIHRHGGRIWAESVVNQGTTFYFTLAGGNIHE is encoded by the coding sequence ATGGGCTGGCGTAAGCGATCGCAATCAAAATTACCGAACTCTGTTGAACCGGGTTTGCGAAAAGCAAAAACATACGCAGTTTCACTGCGATCGCACCTCACCTACCTAGTACTGCTGGTTGTTGTCCTGGTATTGGCGTTGATGTACACAAACTTTGAGGAACGCCGACACCAAACAACTCAAATTCAGGCAGAGGTGCTACAGATGGCTAGGGTGGCTACCGCTAACCAAGAGCGCTTGATTGGCAGCAAAGGGATAATTTTAGCTCGCTATCCTAACCCCGGAACCTGGGTCGGGCAAGCCGCACCGGAAGCACCTTTGGTTAAAACGATGCTGACGCAAAAAAGGGCTGGCATGGTGGAGGCTTCCGGCGTGGATGGTGTAACGAGCTTGTATGCGATCGCGCCCTTGGAGGGCACTTGTAGGAATCAGGGCGATCGCTGCAACCTCTACGTGTCAGTGGGCATCCCCAAAACCGTCGCCTTTACTGCTGCCGATCGGCAGTTGTACCGCAACCTAGCAGGCATGGGATTAGTCGCCGTGTTAGCGATCGCTGCCACTTGGGTGGGTAGCGAGGTGTTGATGTTGCGTCGGGTGAAGGCGCTCCTGAAGGCAATGCAGCAGCTCTCAGAAGGCGATTTGAGCGTTCGTAGCGGGGTGACTCACGGTTTCGGAGTCAGGGAATTGGCGGGTGCTTTTGACACGATGGCGGCGTCGCTAGAACGTTCTGAGCGCGATCGCCAGTCGGCAGAAACCTCCTTGCAAGAGCAAGAGGAAAAATATCGCTCCTTGGTGAACAGCCTGCCACAGGTGCTATTCCAGACTGATGAAGCTGGATATTGGACATTTCTCAATCCCGCCTGGAAAGAAATTACCGGCTTCGCCCTCGAAGAAAGTATCGGTAAGAATTTAATCGATTTTGTTCATCCAAGCGATCGCCCACAACACCGCGAAGAATTTCGCTCCCTCATTGAACGCCAGCAAGAATTTTATCGGTATCAGGCGAGATATCTGAGTGCAAACGGCGACTATCGCTGGCTGGAAGGACACGCCAAATTAACATTGGCTCCCGACGGGACAATTATCGGTACGTCCGGCACCCTGAGCGACATTACGGAGCAAAAACAGGCACAAGAAGCCCTGTTAACCACACATCAAACGCTGCAAGCGCTGATTGAAACTTCACCGTTAGCGATCGTAACGCTCGATGTTAATCGGAACGTCACCCTGTGGAATCCAGAGGCTGAGCGTCTTTTTGACTGGAAATCGGCAGAAGTTGTCGGCTATCCGTTGCCGATTTTCCCCCCGGATCAACAGGAAGCGTTTCATGCCTTGCTTCAGGCTGACTTGCAGGGCGAGGGACATCATGGTAGCGGTAGCAGGGAATTTTGCAGCCAAAAGAAAGACGGCACCTTGATTGACGTTAGCCTCTGGACAGCCCTGCTGCAAGATGTCAATGGCAAGATTATCGGCAGCATTGGCATCCTCGCCAATATTAGCGAAAGCCTGCGGCACGCTACGCTACGCAATCGCGCTCTGGAAGCGCTGCGGGAAAGCGAAACCCGTTACCGCCTCGTCGCTAAAGCCAGCAACGATGCAATCTGGGACTGGGATTTGCTGACAAACCGCGTAGAGTGGAACGAATCCCTGCAAAAACTCTTCGGCTATGCGGAAACCGAAGTGGGTTTTGATGCCAGTTGGTGGTGCGAAAATATCCATCCAGAAGACAGAGAGCGGGTTGTCAGTGGGATTCATGCTGCAATTGACAGTGGAAGACAAATCTGGTCGGATGAATACCGCTACCGTCGCGCCGATAACTCTTATGCCTTAGCGAGCGATCGGGGATTTATCGTCCATGACGATAAGGGGAATCCAGTGCGGATGATCGGCGCGATGATAGACATCAGCGAAAGCCTGCGGCACGCTACGCTACGCAAGCAAGCTGAGGCGCTGATCGCAGGGCAAAAACAGGTACTCGAAATGATTGCCACCGGCGCAGCACTGGGTGATGTTCTGGATGTTTTGGCTCGGTTTATCGAGACCCAATCCGGTGAGGGCTTTTGTTCGCTTCTGCTAGTTGACGAAAAAGAGAACAAGTTACGACATGGAGTCGCTCCTAGCCTTCCCGAAAGCTACACTCAGGCGATTGATGGTATCGCGATTGGTCCTGGTTTTGGTTGCTGTAGTAAGGCAGCGTATTTCGGTAAACCCGTGATTGTCTCAGATATTGAGAGCGATCGCCTTTGGGCGGATTTCCGAGATTTGGCATTAAGCCATCAACTACAAAGCTGTTGGTCTACGCCTATTTTTTCTAGTAACGGTAAGGTATTGGGCGTTTTTGTAATGTATCACCCCGAAGCGAGGCGACCGAATCGGGATGAGTTATATCTGACCGAGATTGCTACCCAAATGGCGGGGATTGCTCTGGAACGCCAGCAAGCAGAGGCAGCATTGCAACAGAGTGAAGAGCAACTGCGCCTGATTACAGATGCTTTGCCGGTGCTGATTGCTTATGTTGATTCGGAACAGTGCTATCGCTTTAGCAATCAGGCTTACCAACAATGGTTCGGCAAATCTCAGGCGGAAGTCACCGGACAGCCCATTAGAAAAATTTTAGGGGACTTGGCTTATCAGGTAATTCAGCCGTATGTCGAGGCAGCATTGTCCGGGCAGGAAGTAACCTACGAAAGCCCTATACCCTATGAATATGGAGGGATGCGTTGGGTCAATGCCACTTATCTGCCACATTTTGGAGAACACGGTGAAGTCAAAGGATTTATTGCCTTAGTCAGCAACATCACCGAACGGAAAGCGGCTGAGGAGGCGTTGCGGCAGAGTGAGGAACGATATCGTTCTTTGGCACGCGCCACCTCGCAGATGGTTTGGACTTGCAACCCCCAAGGTGAGGTTGTGACCAATCAACCGGATTGGAGAGTTTATACGGGTCAAAGCGAGGCAGAAATACTAGGCTGGCGCTGGCTAGATGCCGTTCATCCAGGCGATCGCGATCGCATTGCCGAGCAGTGGTCTAACGCTATCCAAACGAAAAGCCTCTATGACACTGAGTTTCGGCTGCGGCGTGCTGATGGTATTTACCGCTACTTCAATGTCCGTGGGGTTCCAGTATTATCAAAAGACCGTGAGGTGCGAGAGTGGATCGGCACCTGCACCGACATTACAGAAAAAGTCCAGGCAGAGGAAGCAATTCGCCAGTTAAATGCGGAACTTGAACAACGAGTCATCAAACGAACCGCGCAACTGGAAGCCGCAAATCAAGAGTTAGAAGCTTTCTGTTATTCCATCTCTCACGACTTGCGATCGCCTTTGCGTGCTATCAACGGATTTTCGCGGATTTTGCTGGAAGAATATCTAGAACAACTCGATCCGGAAGCCCAACGCTACCAGAAACTGGTGCGGGATAATGCCCAACAAATGGGTCAACTGATTGATGACTTGCTGACATTTTCGCGCCTTTCGCGCCAGCCCCTGAGGAAACAAACTGTAGCGATCGCTGATTTGGTACGCCAAGCACTGGCAGACTTATGGCATGAACAGCAAAATCGGCAATTTGAAATAATTATCGGCAATTTACCCACCTGCGAAGGCGATCCTGCTTTACTTAAGCAGGTGGTTGTCAACTTGCTGACAAACGCCCTAAAATTCACGCGCGGTCGGGAAGTCGCCCGGATTGAAATTGGCTATCTTCATCAGTCATTCACAAATGGCCCAGAACTAGGGACAAATGACTTTTCAACCACGGTCGTTTATTTCGTCAAAGACAACGGCGCAGGTTTTGATATGCGATACGCCCATAAACTCTTTGGCGTTTTCCAACGGCTGCATCGTGCTGAAGATTACGAAGGAACCGGAGTCGGACTCGCAATTGTGCAGCGCATCATCCATCGCCACGGCGGACGGATTTGGGCTGAATCAGTCGTCAACCAAGGCACAACATTTTACTTTACCCTGGCAGGGGGAAATATTCATGAGTGA
- a CDS encoding response regulator: MSERSAECLLVEDNPNDLELALYALRKHNLGDRIQVARDGAEALDYIFRTGAYRDRYPENYPKVILLDLKLPRVDGLEVLHRLKSDPQTRMIPVVILTSSNEERDILESYQLGVNSYIVKPVDFEQFTEAVQQLGLYWLLLNQLPSR; the protein is encoded by the coding sequence ATGAGTGAGCGCTCAGCAGAATGTTTGCTGGTCGAAGACAATCCCAACGACCTAGAATTAGCACTTTATGCTTTGCGAAAGCACAACCTTGGAGATCGCATTCAAGTTGCCCGCGACGGTGCGGAAGCCTTAGACTACATTTTCCGGACAGGTGCCTATCGCGATCGCTACCCAGAAAACTATCCCAAAGTCATTCTGCTCGATCTCAAACTCCCCAGAGTAGACGGCTTGGAAGTCTTGCATCGCCTCAAATCTGACCCCCAAACCCGCATGATTCCAGTCGTCATTCTCACCTCGTCGAACGAAGAACGCGACATCTTGGAGAGTTACCAGTTGGGCGTCAACAGTTATATCGTGAAGCCAGTGGATTTTGAACAGTTTACCGAAGCAGTGCAGCAATTAGGGTTGTACTGGCTGCTATTAAACCAGCTGCCAAGCCGCTAG